Proteins encoded together in one Pontiella desulfatans window:
- a CDS encoding helix-turn-helix domain-containing protein has protein sequence MKPTTLELIKNVLAADETIPPEAAQTIIQELRTSSVIRKARPGTIKQAAEILQVHPVTVRRYAQAGLLTPIRITARKVRYDLNEVEALSVTGQ, from the coding sequence ATGAAACCGACAACATTAGAACTTATTAAAAACGTCCTTGCTGCCGACGAAACAATACCTCCCGAAGCTGCCCAAACGATAATTCAGGAACTCAGAACATCCTCTGTGATCCGAAAAGCCCGCCCAGGAACAATCAAACAGGCCGCTGAAATACTGCAAGTCCACCCTGTTACAGTCCGACGCTATGCTCAGGCCGGACTGCTCACCCCCATCCGCATCACCGCCCGGAAAGTCCGCTATGATCTTAATGAGGTTGAGGCCCTTTCCGTAACGGGACAATGA
- a CDS encoding Fic family protein, protein MHSLTKDYLDRIVLSPKQGSTLSKIGEYKGKQDLFTQQTPEALNVLKRAAVVESSECSNRLEGITAPHKRIEDLVLRSTTPQNRSEQEIAGYRDALNLIHESAIYMDCSVNVCLQLHNMLYRYLPDEGGHWKMNDNEIVERNPDGTVHRVRFKPTAAVATPQAMESLADHYKACTGEPHSEPLLLIPLTVLDFLCIHPFTDGNGRIARLLTLLLLYHFNYDVGRYISLERIFEQSKETYYESLEASSQNWHTGRHNPNPWLNYFWGTLLRAYGEFEERVGTISKGKGTKTELIRQAVERRIGPFAISDVESDCPGISRDMVRLVLRQLRDEGVISSRGKGRGAKWMKNQ, encoded by the coding sequence ATGCATTCGCTCACGAAAGACTATCTAGACCGCATTGTGCTTTCCCCTAAACAGGGCTCTACATTAAGTAAAATCGGTGAATATAAAGGCAAGCAGGATCTCTTCACACAGCAGACCCCAGAAGCGTTAAACGTTCTGAAAAGAGCGGCGGTGGTAGAATCCAGCGAATGTTCCAACCGGCTCGAGGGAATCACTGCTCCACACAAACGAATCGAAGATCTTGTGCTGCGATCCACCACGCCCCAAAACAGGTCCGAGCAGGAAATTGCCGGCTACCGCGATGCACTCAACCTGATTCATGAATCCGCAATCTACATGGATTGCTCTGTCAATGTCTGCCTACAGCTTCACAACATGCTCTACCGATACCTACCAGATGAAGGTGGCCACTGGAAAATGAACGACAATGAAATTGTAGAACGAAATCCGGACGGGACTGTTCACCGGGTACGCTTCAAACCGACCGCTGCTGTTGCCACACCGCAAGCCATGGAATCTCTGGCCGATCACTACAAAGCCTGCACCGGAGAGCCACATAGTGAACCGTTACTCCTCATCCCTCTAACCGTACTCGACTTTCTATGTATCCATCCATTCACAGACGGTAATGGACGCATCGCACGGCTACTTACACTGCTGTTGCTCTACCACTTCAACTACGATGTTGGACGCTACATCAGCCTTGAACGTATATTTGAACAATCCAAGGAAACGTATTACGAATCTCTGGAAGCCAGTTCTCAGAACTGGCATACAGGCCGACACAACCCGAATCCATGGCTCAACTATTTTTGGGGAACTCTCCTTCGCGCCTATGGCGAATTTGAAGAACGAGTAGGCACCATTTCCAAAGGAAAAGGAACCAAGACCGAACTCATCCGCCAGGCGGTGGAACGAAGAATCGGCCCATTCGCAATTTCCGATGTAGAATCAGATTGTCCAGGAATAAGCCGCGACATGGTTCGTCTCGTCCTGCGCCAACTCCGTGACGAAGGAGTTATCAGTTCGCGCGGGAAAGGACGCGGTGCGAAATGGATGAAGAACCAATAG
- a CDS encoding IS3 family transposase: MSPGHKRQVALGFVTQGRCSGRQACRYFKIHRSTFRYQAKEPDAWTKHLRAAVKRYSLKHRRWGYPKITKLLQEDGWKVGKRMVQRIRRELDLRVPKRKPKRRRQGLSTGLPTKADHRGHVWTWDFIHDRTVRGGRLKMLTVVDEHTRECHLIHVARRIQAKDVLNQVFRLIELHGAPEYIRSDNGSEFIEQSLQQWLRCAGIRTLYIDPGSPWQNGFIESFHSRLREECLEREQLWTLSEARVVIEDWRIEYNHVRPHRSLKLETPKGFAMVTQGVLCGRPPASLRPRLDNATILDRYLTYNLVPG, from the coding sequence TTGAGTCCGGGGCATAAACGACAGGTGGCTCTGGGCTTTGTGACCCAGGGCCGCTGTTCCGGGCGTCAGGCCTGTCGCTATTTCAAGATCCACCGATCCACCTTCCGGTACCAAGCCAAGGAGCCGGATGCATGGACGAAGCACCTGCGGGCTGCCGTGAAACGCTATTCATTGAAGCATCGTCGCTGGGGCTATCCGAAGATTACCAAACTGCTGCAGGAGGACGGTTGGAAGGTGGGTAAGCGGATGGTTCAACGGATTCGACGTGAGCTGGACCTGCGGGTACCAAAGCGAAAGCCTAAACGGCGCAGGCAGGGCCTTTCTACAGGCCTGCCGACGAAGGCGGATCACCGGGGCCACGTATGGACCTGGGACTTTATTCATGACCGTACGGTCCGTGGCGGACGGCTTAAAATGCTGACCGTGGTGGATGAGCATACCCGGGAATGCCACCTGATCCATGTTGCCCGGCGCATCCAGGCCAAAGATGTCCTTAACCAGGTGTTCCGCCTAATCGAGCTGCATGGTGCTCCTGAGTATATCCGAAGCGACAACGGTTCGGAGTTCATCGAGCAGTCGTTGCAGCAGTGGCTGCGCTGTGCCGGCATCAGGACGCTCTACATTGATCCAGGCAGTCCATGGCAGAATGGATTCATTGAAAGCTTCCATAGCAGGCTGAGGGAAGAATGCCTTGAACGGGAACAGCTATGGACGCTGTCGGAAGCAAGGGTCGTCATCGAAGACTGGCGAATCGAATACAACCATGTTCGTCCGCACAGGAGCTTGAAACTTGAAACACCGAAAGGCTTTGCGATGGTCACCCAAGGCGTGCTCTGCGGTCGGCCTCCGGCCTCCCTCCGACCCCGCCTTGACAACGCCACTATACTGGATAGATATTTAACCTATAACCTGGTGCCGGGCTAA
- a CDS encoding transposase, whose product MKGKRRSIEEKVRILRKADGELTVLQVCDEYNISEQTFYRWKKELGLLEVKQAKRLKELEAENRRLKKIVADQVLGMEILQEAIEKKL is encoded by the coding sequence ATGAAGGGCAAGAGAAGAAGCATAGAAGAGAAGGTCCGTATCCTGCGCAAAGCGGATGGGGAGCTGACCGTCCTGCAGGTGTGTGATGAGTATAACATCTCTGAGCAGACGTTTTACCGCTGGAAGAAGGAACTCGGGCTGCTGGAAGTGAAGCAGGCCAAGCGGCTCAAGGAGCTCGAAGCGGAGAACCGGCGACTGAAGAAGATTGTAGCCGATCAGGTGCTGGGCATGGAGATCCTGCAGGAGGCGATCGAAAAAAAGCTTTGA
- the istA gene encoding IS21 family transposase — translation MQWWTDIRRKVLVEGVSKRQVKAEYRIHTKTLEKILAHPKPPGYRMAQPRPKPMIGPFLGRIDEILRQDRELPKKQRHTAKRIFDRLKEEGYTGGYTQVKDAVRNARVRLKDVYIPLAHRPGEAQMDFGYALAKINGQLRKVAFFVMSLPYSDAVYVQAYEKICTEVFWDGHVRAFTFFDGVPCRISYDNERVMVAKVMKRHQRKLTDGFLQLQSHYLFKEHFCNVARGNEKGVVESMVRYTRSNFMVPVPEVRSFDELNRMLEERCREELGRKLRGKDGTKGQLLADERGRFIDLPVVPFESCRVRTCTASSLSLVRFDGNDYSVPVRYAHYETVVKGYIDRIVVCRGDECIAEHPRLWGKAGVHFNPVHYLALLERKPGGLDHARPLEDWKLPSCFRDLRSRLEADLDGEGTREYIKVLRLLEKHSPKELARAVEQGLRCGASSRDAIAQFLIPRPEWRCTRFSLDGHEHLREVQVDCVDVADYNRLLGQEVGA, via the coding sequence ATGCAATGGTGGACCGACATCAGACGAAAGGTGCTTGTTGAAGGCGTCAGCAAGCGACAGGTTAAGGCCGAGTACAGGATTCACACCAAGACGCTGGAGAAGATTCTGGCGCACCCCAAGCCTCCGGGATACCGGATGGCCCAGCCGAGGCCGAAGCCCATGATCGGGCCGTTTCTCGGCCGGATCGACGAGATTCTCCGGCAGGACCGGGAGTTGCCAAAAAAGCAACGGCATACGGCCAAGCGGATTTTTGATCGCCTGAAAGAGGAAGGATACACCGGCGGGTATACGCAGGTGAAAGATGCCGTGCGCAACGCCCGGGTGCGTCTGAAGGATGTCTACATTCCGCTGGCTCATCGGCCCGGCGAGGCGCAGATGGATTTCGGCTATGCCCTGGCTAAAATAAACGGTCAGCTTCGGAAGGTCGCTTTTTTCGTGATGAGCCTGCCGTATTCGGATGCGGTTTATGTGCAGGCCTACGAAAAGATCTGCACGGAGGTTTTCTGGGATGGGCATGTGAGGGCCTTCACCTTTTTCGATGGCGTACCCTGCCGTATCAGCTACGACAACGAGCGGGTGATGGTGGCCAAGGTGATGAAGCGCCACCAACGCAAGCTCACCGACGGGTTCCTCCAGCTCCAGAGCCACTATCTGTTCAAGGAACACTTCTGCAACGTGGCCCGAGGTAACGAAAAGGGCGTGGTCGAATCGATGGTGCGCTATACTCGTTCCAACTTCATGGTTCCGGTGCCGGAGGTTCGTAGCTTTGATGAGCTCAACCGCATGCTTGAAGAGCGTTGCCGGGAGGAGCTTGGGCGTAAACTGCGGGGCAAGGACGGAACGAAGGGGCAGTTGCTGGCCGATGAGCGTGGCCGTTTTATTGATCTGCCGGTCGTGCCGTTCGAGTCCTGCCGGGTGCGAACCTGCACCGCCAGCTCCTTGTCGCTCGTGCGTTTCGACGGCAACGATTATTCGGTGCCCGTGCGCTACGCCCACTACGAAACGGTGGTCAAGGGCTATATCGACCGGATTGTGGTCTGCCGGGGCGATGAATGCATTGCCGAACATCCCCGGTTGTGGGGCAAGGCCGGCGTTCATTTCAACCCCGTGCACTATCTCGCACTGCTCGAACGCAAGCCCGGCGGGCTCGACCACGCCCGGCCATTGGAAGACTGGAAACTGCCATCCTGCTTTCGGGATCTGCGCAGCAGGCTGGAGGCCGATCTCGATGGCGAAGGAACCCGGGAGTACATCAAGGTGCTGCGTCTGCTCGAAAAGCATTCACCCAAGGAACTGGCCCGGGCCGTTGAGCAGGGGCTGCGTTGCGGGGCCTCCTCCCGAGACGCCATTGCCCAGTTCCTCATTCCCCGGCCGGAATGGCGATGCACCCGGTTCAGCCTCGACGGCCATGAGCATCTACGAGAGGTCCAGGTGGACTGCGTCGATGTGGCCGACTACAACCGTCTGCTCGGACAGGAGGTGGGCGCATGA
- a CDS encoding sulfatase-like hydrolase/transferase — protein MLVVTGVAIVAIASITASAKQPNVVFILSDDQGWDDYGFMGHEHIQTPNLDRLAEAGLLYERGYVTAPLCRPSLASLATGLYPHETGIRGNDPVMPKGTNRKADKKLFGELRTEMTEPFAECTTFIEVLRDNGYLTLQTGKWWEENPLDHGFTDAMTHGNALKGGRHGDVGLRIGRATMKPFHDIVEKSKAEEKPFFLWYGVFLPHSPHDAPDRFYNKYKDIAPNEPTARYWANVDWFDEGCGQIVQHLKEQGLYEDTIFVYTCDNGWVQNPERKDSSIRSKREPNEAGIRTPIFITHADTVKPLRDKETLASNIDIATTILHACGIKPPAEMSGLDLRVPSALKKRDRIFVDVYEHDINLDKRGDIVDGLKAWVVVDGWDKLIAKPEGKELYDLKADPDDRSNLATKHPEKVSKLWMLIEEWVKETPQLH, from the coding sequence ATGCTCGTTGTAACGGGAGTTGCCATTGTTGCCATTGCATCCATTACGGCTTCGGCCAAGCAGCCCAACGTGGTCTTTATCCTGAGCGATGACCAGGGGTGGGATGATTATGGCTTTATGGGGCATGAGCATATCCAGACCCCGAATCTGGACAGGCTGGCGGAAGCCGGTCTGCTTTATGAGCGGGGATATGTCACGGCACCGCTCTGTCGTCCTTCGCTGGCCAGTCTCGCTACGGGTTTGTATCCGCATGAGACGGGGATTCGCGGTAATGATCCGGTGATGCCGAAGGGGACGAACCGGAAGGCGGATAAAAAACTGTTCGGGGAGCTACGAACAGAGATGACGGAACCTTTCGCGGAATGCACCACCTTTATCGAAGTCCTCCGGGATAATGGATACCTGACCCTGCAGACGGGGAAATGGTGGGAGGAAAATCCGCTGGATCATGGGTTCACCGATGCCATGACGCACGGCAATGCGCTCAAGGGCGGGCGACACGGCGATGTCGGGTTGCGGATCGGCCGGGCGACCATGAAGCCGTTCCACGACATCGTTGAAAAGTCCAAGGCTGAAGAGAAACCCTTCTTCCTGTGGTATGGGGTCTTCCTTCCGCACTCGCCGCATGACGCACCGGATCGCTTCTACAATAAATACAAGGACATCGCGCCCAACGAACCCACCGCGCGGTATTGGGCAAACGTTGATTGGTTCGATGAAGGGTGCGGCCAGATTGTGCAACACCTCAAGGAACAGGGACTCTATGAAGACACCATCTTTGTCTACACCTGCGACAATGGCTGGGTGCAGAATCCGGAACGGAAAGACAGCTCCATCCGTTCCAAGCGCGAGCCGAACGAAGCGGGGATTCGCACGCCGATATTTATCACCCACGCGGATACGGTAAAGCCCTTGCGCGATAAGGAAACGCTGGCCAGCAATATTGATATTGCCACAACCATTCTGCACGCGTGCGGCATTAAGCCGCCAGCGGAGATGTCCGGCCTCGACCTGCGCGTTCCGTCAGCCTTGAAAAAGCGCGACCGCATCTTTGTCGATGTCTATGAGCACGACATCAATCTCGATAAGCGCGGGGATATCGTCGATGGTTTGAAAGCCTGGGTCGTGGTGGATGGCTGGGACAAGCTGATTGCCAAACCCGAGGGCAAAGAACTCTATGATCTGAAAGCCGATCCGGATGACCGTAGCAACCTCGCCACAAAACATCCCGAAAAAGTTTCCAAGCTTTGGATGCTGATCGAAGAGTGGGTCAAGGAAACCCCGCAGCTGCATTGA
- the tnpC gene encoding IS66 family transposase translates to MEFNRENFDKLLAQNTDQQVEIRLLHEKVRYLMNKIFGRSSEKLTPDQMELAFEELREMQDALDEAEEKLEELDEKKESRRGKRKPLKERIPEDLPTERVVIVPDEVQADPQSYKKIGEETVEELDVTPTQYFRRIIVREKYIKVDDRNVAPLIAPAPKRLIPNSYASAGLIRSIILNKYCDHLPLYRQEMTLKYRHDIEISRKTMGNWMYLVADWLTLIYEALRNEIRQSGYMQIDETFIKYQDTEKDHCPNGYLWAYHSPGAGVLFEWFPSRAAECLDPMLTDYEGYIQTDGYAAYPAWLNRPEHQKEKETIIHAACWAHTRRNKGIKITNDLTDADWLAEQLRLGIFPESYIYPKETRPVRDALRRRQLFVRRRTQVLLSFGGLLERYGLDAPGARKLEQWTLKDIQATGLDEFVQLQLETLLEAIRESDRLAKKVEQQVLAVAKPTKQYRRAQQVPGIGVALGMLVALESGDFSRFKSAGDYASYCRAVKSECSSNGKKKGKNNAKNGNRYLAWAFVEAATYAARFNPRIHAWYERKKRTSGVPKAKKALACKLAKAMWHVMNGKDFDEKLMFG, encoded by the coding sequence ATGGAATTCAACCGGGAAAATTTTGATAAGCTGCTTGCGCAAAACACCGATCAGCAGGTTGAAATACGCCTTCTGCATGAGAAGGTCCGTTATCTGATGAATAAGATATTCGGGCGCAGCAGTGAAAAACTGACCCCGGACCAGATGGAACTGGCGTTTGAAGAGCTTCGCGAGATGCAGGATGCTCTCGACGAAGCCGAAGAAAAACTCGAAGAGCTCGACGAAAAAAAGGAATCCCGGCGCGGTAAGCGCAAACCGCTTAAAGAGCGTATCCCTGAAGATCTCCCGACCGAGCGCGTCGTTATCGTTCCGGATGAAGTGCAGGCGGATCCGCAGAGCTATAAAAAGATTGGCGAGGAAACCGTTGAGGAACTCGACGTTACGCCGACTCAATACTTCCGCCGCATCATCGTCCGCGAAAAATATATCAAAGTAGATGACCGCAACGTCGCACCGCTCATTGCTCCTGCCCCGAAGCGGCTGATCCCGAACAGCTATGCTTCCGCCGGACTGATCCGGAGCATCATTCTGAACAAATACTGTGACCATCTTCCGCTTTACCGGCAGGAGATGACGCTGAAATACCGCCACGATATTGAAATCAGCCGCAAAACCATGGGCAACTGGATGTATCTGGTCGCCGATTGGCTGACTCTGATTTATGAAGCGCTCCGCAATGAAATCCGGCAAAGCGGATACATGCAGATCGATGAAACATTCATAAAATACCAGGACACGGAAAAGGACCATTGTCCCAATGGATACCTATGGGCCTATCACAGTCCCGGGGCCGGCGTGCTGTTTGAATGGTTCCCGAGCCGGGCCGCCGAATGCCTGGATCCGATGCTCACCGATTATGAAGGATATATTCAGACCGATGGGTATGCCGCCTATCCGGCGTGGCTGAACCGTCCGGAACATCAAAAAGAAAAAGAGACCATCATTCACGCCGCCTGCTGGGCGCATACCCGTCGGAACAAGGGGATCAAGATCACTAACGATCTGACGGATGCGGACTGGCTGGCCGAGCAGCTCCGGCTGGGTATCTTTCCGGAAAGCTACATCTATCCGAAGGAAACACGCCCCGTACGCGATGCATTGCGCAGAAGACAGCTGTTCGTGCGCCGTCGGACACAGGTGCTGCTGAGCTTCGGCGGCCTGCTCGAACGCTATGGCCTGGATGCACCGGGTGCGCGCAAGTTGGAACAGTGGACATTAAAAGATATTCAGGCCACCGGACTCGACGAATTCGTTCAGCTTCAGCTCGAAACCCTGCTTGAAGCCATCCGTGAGTCGGATCGCCTGGCGAAAAAGGTCGAGCAGCAGGTGCTGGCAGTCGCAAAACCGACAAAGCAATACCGACGGGCGCAGCAGGTTCCGGGAATCGGGGTTGCGCTGGGAATGCTTGTCGCCCTTGAGAGCGGGGATTTCAGCCGCTTCAAAAGCGCGGGCGACTACGCCTCCTACTGCCGGGCGGTAAAAAGTGAATGCAGTTCGAACGGAAAAAAGAAGGGGAAAAACAACGCGAAGAACGGCAACCGTTATCTCGCATGGGCATTCGTTGAGGCCGCAACCTATGCCGCGCGCTTCAACCCGCGCATCCACGCCTGGTACGAACGTAAAAAAAGAACGAGCGGCGTGCCTAAGGCGAAAAAAGCGCTGGCCTGCAAGTTGGCCAAGGCGATGTGGCATGTAATGAACGGAAAGGATTTTGATGAAAAGCTGATGTTTGGATAA
- the tnpB gene encoding IS66 family insertion sequence element accessory protein TnpB (TnpB, as the term is used for proteins encoded by IS66 family insertion elements, is considered an accessory protein, since TnpC, encoded by a neighboring gene, is a DDE family transposase.) yields the protein MFGLSNSIRVYLAVEPVDLRKSFNGLHGVVLDRLNEDPCSGALYVFTNRRRNRIKTLYWDGTGMWVAIKRLEKGCFSWPKGVAANEKLDLAPEALALLLDGVDLKQGSFKPWYQR from the coding sequence ATGTTTGGATTAAGCAACTCTATCCGGGTGTACCTGGCGGTGGAGCCGGTGGACCTGCGAAAAAGTTTTAACGGCCTTCATGGCGTTGTGCTGGATCGGTTGAATGAAGATCCGTGTTCAGGGGCGTTGTATGTGTTTACGAATCGTCGTCGGAACCGGATCAAGACGCTGTACTGGGACGGCACCGGTATGTGGGTGGCCATCAAGCGGCTGGAGAAAGGATGCTTTAGCTGGCCGAAGGGCGTTGCCGCGAACGAGAAGCTTGATCTCGCGCCCGAGGCGCTGGCGCTGCTGCTCGATGGAGTCGATCTGAAACAGGGATCGTTTAAGCCGTGGTATCAGCGCTGA
- the tnpA gene encoding IS66 family insertion sequence element accessory protein TnpA, with the protein MDTNESNGMGRASYTEEERRELIEEFNGAGLTQAAFCREWNINPKTLARWLRLERQEQEPAFYEVELRPDAAEPDEVRICLPNRIEVMVPVASPKELGAVLREAAGCLD; encoded by the coding sequence ATGGATACGAATGAAAGCAATGGAATGGGGCGAGCCTCTTATACAGAGGAGGAACGCCGGGAGTTGATCGAAGAGTTCAATGGTGCCGGGCTAACTCAGGCGGCATTCTGCCGGGAATGGAATATTAATCCGAAAACGCTGGCTCGTTGGTTGCGCCTTGAACGACAGGAGCAGGAACCTGCTTTTTACGAGGTGGAGTTGCGGCCTGATGCCGCCGAGCCGGATGAGGTGCGGATCTGTCTGCCGAACCGGATTGAGGTGATGGTGCCGGTTGCATCGCCGAAAGAACTCGGTGCTGTTCTGCGGGAGGCGGCCGGATGTTTGGATTAA